A genome region from Triticum aestivum cultivar Chinese Spring chromosome 2B, IWGSC CS RefSeq v2.1, whole genome shotgun sequence includes the following:
- the LOC123044067 gene encoding H/ACA ribonucleoprotein complex subunit 4: protein MSSTPPAVASPASEHTKSKKKKSKSKDASADPAAAAADTTSLADAEAKTDGYMIKPQALVPSLDTSTWPLLLKNYDRLNVRTGHYTPLPSGHSPLKRPLAEYLRYGVINLDKPSNPSSHEVVAWIKRLLRVEKTGHSGTLDPKVTGNLIVCVDRATRLVKSQQGAGKEYVCIARFHAAVPDTARVARALESLTGAVFQRPPLISAVKRQLRVRTIYESKLLEHDAERHLAVFWISCEAGTYVRTLCVHLGLLLGVGAHMQELRRVRSGILGEQDNMVTMHDVMDAMWALDNHKDESYIRRVVMPLEVILTSYKRLVVKDSAVNAICYGAKLMIPGLLRFENDIDVGEEVVLMTTKGEAIAIGIAEMPTAVMATCDHGAVAKIKRVVMDRDTYPRKWGLGPVALKKKKMIAEGLLDKHGKPTEKTPAEWLRNVVLPTGGDAMIASLAAAPEPEKVKVEQQDVVPSEEVKEKKKRKSDEDDVTASTPAKKMKVEEVTEAVEGEKSEKKKKKKKEKGEPGSAVSEAVKEEKNSLSDEEKGTSEKKKKKKSKEGGDDVAPESAEVEKSEKKKDKKKSKEGGDDVATESEVEKSEKKKEKKKKKKDAEEAAQ, encoded by the coding sequence aTGTCGTCCACGCCGCCGGCCGTCGCGTCCCCCGCCTCCGAGCACaccaaatccaagaaaaagaagagcaaATCCAAGGACGcctccgccgaccccgccgccgccgccgccgatacCACGTCGCTGGCGGACGCCGAGGCGAAGACTGATGGGTACATGATCAAGCCCCAGGCCCTGGTCCCGTCCCTGGACACCTccacctggccgctcctcctcaAGAACTACGACCGCCTCAACGTCCGCACCGGCCACTACACCCCGCTCCCCTCCGGCCACTCGCCGCTCAAGCGCCCCCTCGCCGAGTACCTCCGCTACGGAGTCATCAACCTCGACAAGCCGTCCAACCCCTCCTCCCACGAGGTGGTGGCGTGGATCAAGCGCCTCCTCCGCGTCGAGAAGACCGGCCACAGCGGCACGCTCGACCCCAAGGTCACCGGCAACCTCATCGTCTGCGTCGACCGCGCCACACGCCTCGTCAAGTCGCAGCAGGGCGCAGGTAAGGAGTATGTGTGCATCGCCCGCTTCCACGCCGCCGTTCCAGACACGGCCCGCGTGGCCCGCGCGCTGGAGTCCCTTACCGGGGCTGTGTTCCAGCGGCCTCCGCTCATCTCGGCTGTCAAGCGCCAGCTCAGGGTGCGGACGATTTATGAGAGTAAGCTTCTGGAGCATGACGCCGAGCGCCACCTTGCTGTGTTCTGGATCTCTTGTGAGGCTGGAACCTATGTCCGGACGCTCTGTGTGCACCTTGGGCTGCTCCTTGGCGTCGGTGCACATATGCAGGAGCTTCGCCGTGTCCGGTCAGGTATCCTCGGAGAGCAGGACAACATGGTCACCATGCACGATGTGATGGATGCCATGTGGGCGCTTGACAACCACAAGGATGAGTCTTACATAAGGCGTGTGGTGATGCCGCTTGAGGTAATTCTTACTAGCTACAAGAGGCTTGTTGTGAAGGACTCTGCTGTTAATGCTATCTGCTATGGTGCCAAGCTTATGATTCCTGGGTTGCTCCGGTTTGAGAATGACATTGATGTTGGGGAAGAGGTTGTTCTCATGACTACCAAGGGGGAGGCGATTGCCATTGGTATCGCTGAGATGCCTACTGCTGTTATGGCAACTTGCGACCATGGTGCTGTAGCGAAGATCAAGAGGGTGGTGATGGACAGGGACACATACCCAAGGAAGTGGGGACTTGGTCCGGTGGCACTGAAGAAGAAAAAGATGATCGCTGAGGGCCTCCTTGATAAGCATGGGAAGCCAACTGAGAAGACCCCAGCTGAGTGGCTTCGAAATGTGGTACTTCCTACTGgtggtgatgccatgattgctagCCTTGCAGCTGCTCCTGAGCCCGAGAAGGTGAAGGTGGAACAACAGGATGTGGTGCCAAGTGAGGAGGTCAAGGAGAAGAAAAAGAGGAAGAGTGATGAGGATGATGTAACTGCTTCTACACCTGCAAAGAAGATGAAGGTAGAGGAGGTCACTGAGGCAGTGGAAGGGGAGAAgagtgagaagaagaagaagaaaaagaaagagaagggaGAACCAGGATCAGCTGTTTCGGAGGCAGTGAAGGAGGAGAAGAACAGTCTGTCTGATGAGGAGAAGGGTACCagcgagaagaaaaagaagaagaagagcaaggaaggCGGTGATGATGTCGCTCCAGAGAGTGCAGAAGTTGAGAAGagcgagaagaaaaaggacaagaagaagagcaaggaaggCGGTGATGATGTCGCTACAGAGAGTGAAGTTGAGAAGAGtgagaagaaaaaggagaagaaaaagaagaagaaagacgcAGAGGAGGCGGCACAATAG